The DNA region GAGGCGCGCGACCGGGGCTGCCGCTTCCCGGGCTGCGCCGGCCGCTTCACCGACGGCCACCACGTCGTGCACTGGGCAGAGGGCGGCGAGACGAGCCTGCGGAACCTGGTGCTGCTGTGCCGCAGGCATCACAGGGCGGTGCACGAGGGCCGGGTACGGGTGTGCCTGGGCGAAGACAGATCTGTCGTTTTCTTCACGCCCAGGGGTAGGGCGCTCTACGACGCGCCGCGCGGGGTGAACGGTGGGATCGGCGCGAGGACGGCGCCCGGCCCGGGATCACCGCGCCCAACTGTGAAGCCCCGGCTCGACCGGCCGTTGCACAGGAGCGGCGCGGCGCGCTGGACGCGCGACTCGTACGTGCCGTGGCCGGTCGAGGCCCGCGCGCGCGACGCGCTCGAGGAGGAGGCCGAGGCGGAAGAAGAAGCGGCGGCGGCGTGCTGAGGGGGACGGTGGCCGAGACAGCCGCGCCGATCCCGTGAGGCGGGACGCTCGAGCGGCCGTTCCGCGGCGCGTGTCCCGCGCCCGTCCTTGCGGCCCGTCGCGTCCCTGCCGGTCGCGCCCAATTCCGTCGCCCGAAAGGGCGACCAGGAACGGGCCCGCGCCTGTCGACCGCAGCCCCTTGATCGCCCCTCCTTCGCTCGTTGACCGCACCCCCCCGCCGGGGTAGGTTTCGCGCCGACCCGGGCGGCTTCGTCAGTCGCGGGGGAGGCCGCCGGCCTCGACGGTTGCGCGGCCCGAGATCCACCCAGTACACACCGCATTCCATGATCGACAGAATCACCGTGGTCGGCGCAGGCCACGTCGGCGCGACCACCGCACAGGGGATCGCCCTCCGGGAGCTCGCGGGCGAGGTCGTGATGGTCGACATCGCCGAGGGGATCCCCCAGGGGAAGGGCCTGGACCAGTGGGAGTCGGCGCCCATCGAGGGCTTCGACACTCGCGTCGTCGGCGCCAACGACTACGGGCCCGCGGCCGACTCGGGGATCGTCGTGATCACCGCCGGGATCGCGCGCAAGCCGGGCATGAGCCGCGACGACCTGCTCAAGATCAACGCCGGCATCGTCGAAAGCGTGTCCAGGGAGGTCCGCTCGTGCTCGCCCGACGCGATCGTGATCGTGGTCTCCAACCCGCTGGACGTCATGGCGTACGTGGCCAAGGACGTCACGGGCTTCCCCCGCGAGCGCGTCATCGGCATGGCGGGGGTGCTCGACACCGCCCGCTACCGCGCGTTCATCGCCAGCGAGCTGGACGTCAGCGTGGAGGACATCCAGGCGCTCGTGCTGGGCGGGCACGGCGACACCATGGTGCCGCTGGTGAGCTACACGACGGTCAGCGGCATCCCGCTCACGCAGCTCCTGGATCGCGACCGCATCGACGCGCTGATCGAGCGCACCCGCAGGGGCGGCGCCGAGATCGTCGGCCACCTCAAGACCGGTAGCGCCTACTACGCGCCCGCCGCCGCCGCCACCCAGATGGTCGAGGCGATCGTGCGCGACAAGCGCCGCATCTTGCCGTGCGCGGCCTACCTCGAGGGCGAGTACGGGCACGAGGGGATATTCCTGGGGGTTCCCTGTAAGTTGGGCCGGGGTGGGCTGCAGCACATCCTCGAAGTCGAGCTGACGGACGCCGAGGCCGCGGAGCTGGCGGGCAGCGCCCAGGCGGTCCGGTCGACGATGGACGCGCTGGCCAACCTGGGTTGATGGCGCCGACGGAACGGACGGTCACCGACGACGGGAGGCGGGGCGCGGCATGAGCAGGGCGACGAAGCTGTACTCCACGACGGTCGGCAAGAAGATCGTCATGGCGCTGTCGGGGATCGTACTGGCGGGCTTCGTCGTGGCGCACATGGCCGGCAACCTGCACCTGTTCGAGGGCGCCGCCGAGATCAACGAGTACGCCGCGTTCCTGCGCGAGGTGGGCTCCCCCCTGGTGCCGCACGGCGCCGCGCTGTGGGCCAGCCGCGTGATCCTCCTGCTCGCGCTGGGCGTGCACGTCGTCTCCTGGCTGTCCGTCGCCGGCAAGTCGCGCGACGCCCGCCGCACCGGCTACCGGAGCTACGAGCGCAAGGTATTCTCGAAGACCTCGCTCACGATGGCGTGGGCGGGCGTCTTCATCTTCCTGTTCGTGATCTTCCACCTGCTGCACCTGACCACGGGCGACGCGCACCCCGACTTCGTCCAGGGGGATGTCTACCACAATCTCGTGGTCGGCCTCGGCGGCTGGCCCATGGCGGCCGTCTATCTGGGAGCCGCCGCGGCAGTCGCGCTGCACCTCTACCACGGCATCTGGAGCGCGACCCAGACGCTGGGGCTCGACTACCCGCGCCTGGACCGCTACCGGCGCCCGGTGTCGATCGGGATCGCGGTGATCGTCGGCCTCGGATTCGCGGCGGTGCCGCTGGCGATCGCCACGGGGGTGGTGTCATGAGCGCGACCCCCAACTGGGACCTCGACGCCAACGTCCCCGGGGGGCCGATCGAGCGGAAGTGGGACCGGCACCGCTTCGCCATGAAGCTGGTCAACCCGTCGAACCGCCGGAAGTACGACGTGATCGTGGTGGGCTCCGGGCTCGCGGGCGGCGCGGCCGCCGCCACGCTGGGCGAGCAGGGCTACAACGTGAAGTGCTTCTGCTTCCAGGACAGCCCGCGGCGCGCGCACAGCATCGCCGCGCAGGGCGGCATCAACGCCGCCAAGAACTACCGCAACGACGGCGACAGCGTCTGGCGACTGTTCTACGATACGGTGAAGGGCGGCGACTTCCGCTCGCGCGAGGCCAACGTGTACCGGCTCGCGCAGCTCAGCGTGAACATCATCGACCAGGCCGTGGCGCAGGGCGTCCCGTTCGCGCGCGAGTACGGCGGGCTGCTGGACAACCGCTCGTTCGGCGGCGCGCAGGTGGCGCGCACCTTCTACGCCCGCGGCCAGACCGGCCAGCAGCTCCTGCTGGGTTGCTACCAGGCGCTCGAGCGGCAGGTCGACGCGGGCACCGTGGAGATGTTCACGCGCCACGAGATGCTCGATCTTGTCGTGGTCGATGGGCGCGCGCGCGGGATCATCGTGCGGGATCTGGTCACCGGCGAGGTGGAGCGCCACGCGGCGGACGCGGTGGTGCTGGCCACCGGCGGCTACGCCAACGTCTTCTTCCTGTCGACCAACGCCAAGGGCTGCAACGTCACCGCCGCCTGGCGCGCCCACAAGCGCGGCGCCGGCTTCGCCAACCCGTGCTTCACGCAGATCCACCCTACGTGCATCCCGACCAGCGGCGAGTACCAGTCGAAGCTCACTCTGATGAGCGAGTCGCTGCGGAACGACGGCCGCATCTGGGTGCCCGCGGGCGACGGGGACGGGCGCGCCGGCGGGCAGATTCCCGAAGCCGAGCGCGACTACTACCTGGAGCGGCTCTACCCGAGCTTCGGCAACCTCACCCCGCGCGACATCGCGTCGCGGCGGGCCAAGGAGATGGTCGACGAGGGGAAGGGCGTGGGGCCGATGAAGAACGGCGTGTACCTGGACTTCCAGCACGCCATCGACCGCCTGGGCGCGGACGTCATCTCGGAGCGCTACGGCAACCTCTTCGAGATGTACGAGAAGATCACCGGCGAGGACCCCTACGCCGTGCCCATGCGCATCTACCCGGCGCCGCACTACACCATGGGCGGGCTGTGGGTGGACTACAACCTGGAGAGCACGATCCCCGGGCTGCACGTCGCGGGCGAGGCCAACTTCAGCGACCACGGCGCCAATCGCCTGGGCGCGAGCGCGCTCATGCAGGGGCTGGCCGACGGCTACTTCGTGATCCCCGCGACCATCGGCGACTACCTGGGGCGCACCCGGCTGGACGACGTGAGCACCGGGCACGAGGCGTTCGACGAGGCCGCGACTGAGGTGGATGAGCGGACCAAGCGCCTGCTGGCGGTCGATGGTTCGCGGACGGTCGACGACTTCCACCGCGAGCTGGGCAAGCTGGTCTGGGAGGCCTGCGGCATGGCTCGCGACGAGGCTGGCCTGCGCGAGGCGCTGGAGCGCATCCCCGAGCTGCGCGAGGAGTATTGGGCCGACGTGAAGGTGCCCGGCAGCGCCGAGAACCTGAACCAGTCGCTGGAGAAGGCCGGCCGCGTGGCCGACTTCATGGAGTTCGCCGAGCTCATGTGCCGCGACGCGCTGGAGCGCGACGAATCGTGCGGCGCGCACTACCGCGTCGAGCACACCACAGACGAGGGCGAGGCCAAGCGCAACGACGAGGACTACTCGCACGTGTCGGTGTGGGAGTGGATGGGGCAGGGGAGCGAGCCCGTCCTGCACAAGGAACGGCTGCGCTTCGCGCACGTACCGCCCTCGCAGAGGAGCTACAAGTGAGCGGCGGCGGGGACGACATGACCATCACGCTGCGTGTCTGGCGGCAGCCCGACGCCTCGAGCGCCGGCGCCTTCGAGACGCATACGGTAAAGGAGGTCAGCCCGCACATGTCCTTCCTGGAGATGCTCGACGTCCTCAACGAGCGGCTCGCGCTGGAGGGCAGGGATCCGGTCGCGTTCGACCACGACTGCCGCGAGGGCATCTGCGGCATGTGCGGCTTCATGATCGACGGCGTCGCGCACGGCCCCGAGCCCGGCACCACGGTGTGCCAGCTCCACATGCGCCACTACAAGGACGGCGACGAGATCCGCCTGGAGCCTTGGCGCTCCGAAGGCTTCCCGCCCGTCCGCGACCTCATCGTCGACCGTACCGCCTTCGATCGGATCATCCAGGGCGGCGGCTTCATCTCCGCCAGCACCGGCTCCGCCCCCGACGCCAACGCGATCCCGGTGGGCAAGGCCGCCGCCGACCTCGCCTTCGACGCCGCCGAGTGCATCGGCTGCGGCGCCTGCGTGGCCGCCTGCCCCAACGCCTCCGCCATGCTCTTCACCTCCGCCAAGGCCGCGCACCTGAACGTCCTCCCGCAGGGCGCCCCCGAGAAGGACCGCCGCACCCTGGGCATGGTCGCCGCCATGAACGACGAGCGCTTCGGCCACTGCACGAACCACGGGGCCTGCCAGGAGGTTTGTCCCAAGGGGATCAAGGTCGATTACATCGCACGGTTGAACCGGGACTGGCTTGGGGCGGTGCTGAGGGGTGCGGAAAGTTCAAGCTGACGCAGATTCCAATCCTCCACTCATGCCGACCCCAACACCTCCTCCCTGATCCGATACTCGACCCGCTTCTGCAGCTCGAGCGCGGTCGGCGTTCGTCGGTCCGCAAGGAGCTGCTCCGAGCGGATCTCGCGGATCAGCACGCGGCCCGGCACGGGCTCGTCGTAGAGGACGGTTGCGGTCAGAGATCGCAGGTTGGGCATCGTCGACGGCACGTTGGTGAGCACGAACGTAGCCTCGGTGACGACGAAGGTCTGGGGGTTCAGGTACACCGACCCACGAACATCCGGAGTTCGGATGGACAACAGCGGGACATACTCGATCCGGATACGGCGCTCGCCGTCGCGCTCGTCGAGCCCCCGGTATCGGAAGCAGTGCGCGTCCTGGAAAGCGTCACTCGCTAGCGTCTGAAAACCGGGCAGGCGCATCTTGTGGGTGCTGGGAAGGCCGATGAGTTGTGGGACGTTCGCCACCAGCACCTCGCCCGGCCTGTAGGATGACGCGGTCGTGTCGGCAGCGATGGTGTCCGTGCGCTGGCGGGCGACCCGACCGTTTCGCCGAAGCAAGCGCTGGTCTCTCTGCATCACGAGAACCGGCGCCTCGATCTCCTGCGTAGCGCGATACCGCTCGGCGTTCTTCCTGAGCTCATCCAGCACAGCGGCGGCTTCGGCCGAGCCCGCCGCTGCGTCGAATCCCGATTCACTGCAGGGGGCCACGTCCACGTCGATGCCGTGGAGCGCGATGGCCCGGGCGGCCATCGGCAGGACGACGCTTATCCCGGGGGCTCCGACGACGACCGTGGTGTCCACAGTGACCCGTCCGATGGTCTCTACCAGAACCCGGTGAACGCCCGGTTCGAGCCCGTCGATTCGGAATCGTCCATCGGTTCCGGTGAGGATCCGCCTGCGTGCGTCCGGCAAGTAAACCAACGCCGCCGGAAGGGGAGCGCGGCTCTCCGCGGCGACGACCGCGCCCGCGAAGACACCTGAGTCCTGGGCAACCCCGGTCGCGGGCGCTGTGAGGACAACACACAAGCAGAGCGCGGTGGCGTTGGCGGCGGGAAAGGCGGAAGATGGGCGACGGCATGGCATTGCATGCTCCCGTGTGGTCATTGTGGAGCCAGGTGGTACACCACACGCGGGAATCTCGGCCCAACCCCTGGCGAACAAACCCGTCCTACCTTCTTTTTCCCGCCACCCCGACCACGATGCCCGCGAGGGAGGCTCAATGACGATGGTGAGTGGTTCTGGCACCTGCCGATGTAGGAGCCTCTAGGCGTGACGGCGCGGCCGGGTGAAAAGTGGGCGGGTTTCGCCCTGCTGGTCGCCGCCTTCCTCATTCAGACAACTCTGGTCTACAGCGACGAGCCGACCGGCTCGCTCGACGCCGAAGCGCTTCGGGGACGCGAGCTCTGGCAGCGCAACGGGTGCCAGGTGTGCCACCAGGTCTACGGGCAGGGTGGTTTTCTGGGGCCGGACCTCACCAACGCATACAGCCGGGTCGATACCCTGCGCTTCGCCTCGCTGCTCACGGTGGGGAGCGGGCAGATGCCCTCGTTTCGTTTCTCCTCTGACGACATCGCCGACCTGCGCGAGTTCCTGCGTGCCCTCGATCGCCCGGAGCTGGGGCGGGGTCAGCTCCGCCTGGGGGAGGCCGGCGTCGCCGCGCCGTGGGACCGATTCGACCGGGCGGTCGCGCCGCTCCTAGGTGGCGGGCCGGAGCGCGGGTGGCGGCTGGTACGGACGGGCGCGTGCGTCGGGTGTCACCAGCCTCTCGCCGCGTCCGCAGTGGGCGCCCCGGATCTGTCGCTCGCGGCGACCCGGCTCGATGCGGACGAGCTGCGCGGGGTGCTGACGGCCGGCCGTTCGGACCTCGGCATGCCGCCATCCGGGCTCGCCGGCGCCGACCTCGAGGACGTGGTCGCGTTCCTGCAATGGCTGGCCGCCGAACGCGAGGCGGTCGACTCGGCGTTCGCCTCCATCGCCCGGGATCGAACGATCGACTGGGGGGCCATCCCCTGGTGGGAGTACCGGTGAGCGGCGCCGCGTCGCGCCAGTACGCGACCGTCACCTTCATGCGCGGTTCGTTCGTCGCCCTGAGCGTCGCGCTCGCGGCGGGACTGCTCGGCGCGCTGTACTCGATCCCGGCGCTGGCGCCGTACTTCCAGTCGATCGGGCTAGACCTCCGGCAGCTTCGGCCCATCCACACGACGTTCGCGGTGGCCTGGATCTTCCTGGCCGGCGCGGCGGTGGTGCACCGATTCCTGGAGGAGTACGGCGGACCCGCCAGCGCGGGGGATCGACTGCGCCTTCGCGTCCAGGTCGGGGCGTGGGGGCTCGCCGGAGCGGGGATCGTGGTGACGCTGCTGTTCCGGGTCACCTCGGGGCGAGAGTACGTCGGCTTCCACCCCCTGTTCTCGGCGCTCATCCTC from Gemmatimonadota bacterium includes:
- a CDS encoding HNH endonuclease signature motif containing protein, with product EARDRGCRFPGCAGRFTDGHHVVHWAEGGETSLRNLVLLCRRHHRAVHEGRVRVCLGEDRSVVFFTPRGRALYDAPRGVNGGIGARTAPGPGSPRPTVKPRLDRPLHRSGAARWTRDSYVPWPVEARARDALEEEAEAEEEAAAAC
- the mdh gene encoding malate dehydrogenase, translated to MIDRITVVGAGHVGATTAQGIALRELAGEVVMVDIAEGIPQGKGLDQWESAPIEGFDTRVVGANDYGPAADSGIVVITAGIARKPGMSRDDLLKINAGIVESVSREVRSCSPDAIVIVVSNPLDVMAYVAKDVTGFPRERVIGMAGVLDTARYRAFIASELDVSVEDIQALVLGGHGDTMVPLVSYTTVSGIPLTQLLDRDRIDALIERTRRGGAEIVGHLKTGSAYYAPAAAATQMVEAIVRDKRRILPCAAYLEGEYGHEGIFLGVPCKLGRGGLQHILEVELTDAEAAELAGSAQAVRSTMDALANLG
- a CDS encoding succinate dehydrogenase cytochrome b subunit translates to MSRATKLYSTTVGKKIVMALSGIVLAGFVVAHMAGNLHLFEGAAEINEYAAFLREVGSPLVPHGAALWASRVILLLALGVHVVSWLSVAGKSRDARRTGYRSYERKVFSKTSLTMAWAGVFIFLFVIFHLLHLTTGDAHPDFVQGDVYHNLVVGLGGWPMAAVYLGAAAAVALHLYHGIWSATQTLGLDYPRLDRYRRPVSIGIAVIVGLGFAAVPLAIATGVVS
- a CDS encoding fumarate reductase/succinate dehydrogenase flavoprotein subunit yields the protein MSATPNWDLDANVPGGPIERKWDRHRFAMKLVNPSNRRKYDVIVVGSGLAGGAAAATLGEQGYNVKCFCFQDSPRRAHSIAAQGGINAAKNYRNDGDSVWRLFYDTVKGGDFRSREANVYRLAQLSVNIIDQAVAQGVPFAREYGGLLDNRSFGGAQVARTFYARGQTGQQLLLGCYQALERQVDAGTVEMFTRHEMLDLVVVDGRARGIIVRDLVTGEVERHAADAVVLATGGYANVFFLSTNAKGCNVTAAWRAHKRGAGFANPCFTQIHPTCIPTSGEYQSKLTLMSESLRNDGRIWVPAGDGDGRAGGQIPEAERDYYLERLYPSFGNLTPRDIASRRAKEMVDEGKGVGPMKNGVYLDFQHAIDRLGADVISERYGNLFEMYEKITGEDPYAVPMRIYPAPHYTMGGLWVDYNLESTIPGLHVAGEANFSDHGANRLGASALMQGLADGYFVIPATIGDYLGRTRLDDVSTGHEAFDEAATEVDERTKRLLAVDGSRTVDDFHRELGKLVWEACGMARDEAGLREALERIPELREEYWADVKVPGSAENLNQSLEKAGRVADFMEFAELMCRDALERDESCGAHYRVEHTTDEGEAKRNDEDYSHVSVWEWMGQGSEPVLHKERLRFAHVPPSQRSYK
- a CDS encoding succinate dehydrogenase/fumarate reductase iron-sulfur subunit, translated to MTITLRVWRQPDASSAGAFETHTVKEVSPHMSFLEMLDVLNERLALEGRDPVAFDHDCREGICGMCGFMIDGVAHGPEPGTTVCQLHMRHYKDGDEIRLEPWRSEGFPPVRDLIVDRTAFDRIIQGGGFISASTGSAPDANAIPVGKAAADLAFDAAECIGCGACVAACPNASAMLFTSAKAAHLNVLPQGAPEKDRRTLGMVAAMNDERFGHCTNHGACQEVCPKGIKVDYIARLNRDWLGAVLRGAESSS
- a CDS encoding carboxypeptidase-like regulatory domain-containing protein; its protein translation is MTTREHAMPCRRPSSAFPAANATALCLCVVLTAPATGVAQDSGVFAGAVVAAESRAPLPAALVYLPDARRRILTGTDGRFRIDGLEPGVHRVLVETIGRVTVDTTVVVGAPGISVVLPMAARAIALHGIDVDVAPCSESGFDAAAGSAEAAAVLDELRKNAERYRATQEIEAPVLVMQRDQRLLRRNGRVARQRTDTIAADTTASSYRPGEVLVANVPQLIGLPSTHKMRLPGFQTLASDAFQDAHCFRYRGLDERDGERRIRIEYVPLLSIRTPDVRGSVYLNPQTFVVTEATFVLTNVPSTMPNLRSLTATVLYDEPVPGRVLIREIRSEQLLADRRTPTALELQKRVEYRIREEVLGSA
- a CDS encoding c-type cytochrome, which gives rise to MTARPGEKWAGFALLVAAFLIQTTLVYSDEPTGSLDAEALRGRELWQRNGCQVCHQVYGQGGFLGPDLTNAYSRVDTLRFASLLTVGSGQMPSFRFSSDDIADLREFLRALDRPELGRGQLRLGEAGVAAPWDRFDRAVAPLLGGGPERGWRLVRTGACVGCHQPLAASAVGAPDLSLAATRLDADELRGVLTAGRSDLGMPPSGLAGADLEDVVAFLQWLAAEREAVDSAFASIARDRTIDWGAIPWWEYR